The Deltaproteobacteria bacterium genomic sequence TTGGTTTCAAAATCTTTGGCAAATTTCGAGTAATCTACCGCGTCCACCATTACTGCATCTTCCTTTGCAGTAATCCCATATTTATAAAAAACTCGGCATAATATCTCACCGATTTTACTCTTACTTGTTCCAGTGTTACCTATAATGATCGTATGAAGATTTACTTTCGGAACACTTTGACCATCCTTTTTCTTTTTCGTCATTGATTGGGCAATATTAATAATTTTTTGAATCTGTTGTTTTATATCATCTAATCCAACAAGATCTTCCAAGTTGAAAGAAGATTTAGCTATTTTAGCACCGCAATACTTACAGTATTGCGCATTATCTCTGTTGTCCGCGTTACATTTTTCACATTTGATAGACATTGTTTTATTGCCTTTTACATCTTCTTTAAGTCCAAAGTTATAGGAGTATTTGTTATCACAGATTTCAAAGCTTCTTGATCAAAAGTACCATTATATTCGAGTAAAGAAGCTGGGAAATAGCCTAATGCATTAATTTCATTATGTTTATATTTCATTAAGAAGAAACTACCTGCAACAGCGCTTGATGCCAGTAAAATATTTCCTACAAACAAAGGTAATAAAAATGCTATTACCATATATATCAAGAGTATAGGCAGAAAAAACCCCAATGCTGCTCCCGCCTTAGGATGTCCTTTACGATCTCCTAAATATCCACCGAGAATTGTTCCAACAAGCGATGTAATAAGGATTATGGCGGAAATACTGTTTGAATGAACATTCTGCCATTGGTCATTATTTAAGAAAAACAGGAATTGATGAATAAATAATATAGATGTTATACCTACTATACATAGAGCTAAGATTGTATAATAAGTAGTAGTGTACCATGTATTTATACTTTTTCTTCTGTTGTTTTCTTTTTCTATATCCTTTTTAAGTTCTTGTACTGCATTGTCATATTTTACTACTAACTCATCCGATGAATAAAGAGCTCTGATTTTATTCAGTATATCTTTTTGTTTACCGAAATCACCCGTATTAATAATACCCTTATATCCCTTAATCAGATAATTTTTATACGTTTCATATAGATCTTTGGATAAAAGTCCCTCGTTGAATCCGGTATTTACCAACGACTTAAAATTGTCCCAGTGATAATCCGGAGTTGCGTTAGCTTGCATGGTATATCCTATAAGTGATGCAAAAACTTCCTTGTTTATGTTATGTAAATTCTTCTGTACATATTCCTTTAGGATATTCAGATAATCTGTGTTTTGATAATTTGTTAACCAAAAGTTAGCCTCTTCAACGAAAATAGAATTGGTGGATGCTTCTTGCAGAAAATCTTTATCTGAAAGTTTTGCTTCAAACCGGGTCTTAAACTGATCTAAGTTCGCTGCTTCTATTATAAGATGGAATGGGCTTATTTCTTCCAGCGCATAAGATAGCGTTACGTTATTATGTCTTCCGAGCTTTCTCCACTTGTCAATATTCCCTCTTATATTAGTAAATTGCTCTAACCAAAGAGATAATTTTGAATCCAGGTTTTCAAGTTGATTGGCAAATTTTGTCTTTATTGCATCTTCTGATAAAATTATGTCTTCCGGCTTAAAAAATACAAAATTATCGATTTTAAACTTCTCTTTGCCCTGTAGTTCCAACACTATTGTATTAAATGCTTTATCTGGATTAAAAGCTTTTATATACTTTCTGAAAGTATCGGCTAGATCTTTGTGCCCTCTTGCTTCTAAATAAATATATAAATCGGTATTTTGATTTTTTGTTAGTGCCGATTTATAATATGATGATTCCTTTTCTATATTATCTCCTATTTCTTCACCATTCTTACATTCAACACCAGTAAATGTAGTGAAATTCTTATACGGGTCTAATGTAAAAATAGCTTTGATCAATCCAGCAGTTTCATCCTTTGGATATTCATCTTCAACAATACTTCTGATTGCTACATGGAGTGATTGTACAGTCTCCGCCCATTTCTGTATGGTACCTTTATAAAGATGTTTCTTACCTTGTTCGGGATATTCCTCTAATAATTTTGCTAAATCGGCTGGATCATTTACGACGACTTCTTCTCCATTTATAACTCCAAAATGGAAATCTCCGTATTTAACTTCGACGATTTTATAATATACGGGGACATACTCTCCGTTTAGCCACTTCTCTACTTCTGTATAAGACCATCTCTTTGTAGGTTCCACCGTTATTAATCCCTTAATTAGATTCTTTAAATCTTCCGGCATATCATCAGGTATATCTACTTTACCTTCTGACTTAGCTCTCATTATTGAAAGCTCATTCAATTCTTGGAATGGTTCTTCTCCGGACCATATATGTAT encodes the following:
- a CDS encoding protein kinase, which codes for MVDKPNKTTRADGSVISSGVTSSDGKISSGVIPASSQSQIISAGMDSKPGEGITLNNQNYNIVKVIAKSTGEAEIYLLEKNNQNFVFKYYYPNFRPKETILSQLKGLHHEDIVDLEDYGWYGDRFYEVMEYAAGGNLMDKTDNEKYKYLPITDINGIKQIVKEIVNALKYCHSKGIVHRDIKPENIFFKNADGTDVLIGDFGISSMLEDGMSKHMTGQARTAIYAAPELYQAVDGKTIISKELDYYALGMTLIHIWSGEEPFQELNELSIMRAKSEGKVDIPDDMPEDLKNLIKGLITVEPTKRWSYTEVEKWLNGEYVPVYYKIVEVKYGDFHFGVINGEEVVVNDPADLAKLLEEYPEQGKKHLYKGTIQKWAETVQSLHVAIRSIVEDEYPKDETAGLIKAIFTLDPYKNFTTFTGVECKNGEEIGDNIEKESSYYKSALTKNQNTDLYIYLEARGHKDLADTFRKYIKAFNPDKAFNTIVLELQGKEKFKIDNFVFFKPEDIILSEDAIKTKFANQLENLDSKLSLWLEQFTNIRGNIDKWRKLGRHNNVTLSYALEEISPFHLIIEAANLDQFKTRFEAKLSDKDFLQEASTNSIFVEEANFWLTNYQNTDYLNILKEYVQKNLHNINKEVFASLIGYTMQANATPDYHWDNFKSLVNTGFNEGLLSKDLYETYKNYLIKGYKGIINTGDFGKQKDILNKIRALYSSDELVVKYDNAVQELKKDIEKENNRRKSINTWYTTTYYTILALCIVGITSILFIHQFLFFLNNDQWQNVHSNSISAIILITSLVGTILGGYLGDRKGHPKAGAALGFFLPILLIYMVIAFLLPLFVGNILLASSAVAGSFFLMKYKHNEINALGYFPASLLEYNGTFDQEALKSVITNTPITLDLKKM